A genomic segment from Deinococcus sp. YIM 77859 encodes:
- a CDS encoding FlgD immunoglobulin-like domain containing protein — MPLKLLLTLALTGAGLASAISVNDIPALPPGVTAPPPRSVPVTPAPVTPSAPVTPPASSTVGPSSLPVGPALGQPHRATLVGPSSLVRGTAGTWTLQLTNTGETPIHLEHGACDLKFEVLNAAGEIVRPAVTNTICTQQLVITDVAPGETEDVLSLRWDGRDASGRPLPAGTYTLRAAFWDRSVSLRPPAVTVTLR; from the coding sequence ATGCCCCTGAAGCTGCTGTTGACCCTTGCCCTCACTGGAGCTGGCCTGGCTTCCGCCATCAGCGTGAATGATATTCCCGCGCTGCCGCCCGGCGTCACGGCCCCCCCACCCCGTTCGGTTCCCGTGACGCCCGCCCCGGTCACGCCCAGCGCTCCTGTCACGCCGCCCGCCTCCAGTACCGTGGGGCCTTCCAGCCTGCCGGTTGGCCCCGCCCTAGGACAGCCGCACCGGGCCACACTTGTCGGCCCCTCCAGCCTGGTACGAGGCACGGCGGGCACCTGGACGCTGCAACTCACGAACACCGGAGAGACCCCTATTCACCTGGAACACGGTGCGTGTGACCTCAAGTTCGAGGTGCTCAACGCGGCTGGGGAGATTGTGCGGCCCGCCGTGACCAATACCATCTGCACCCAGCAGCTGGTGATCACCGACGTGGCCCCCGGCGAGACGGAGGACGTGCTGAGTCTCCGCTGGGATGGCCGGGACGCGAGCGGCCGTCCCCTTCCTGCCGGCACCTATACGCTGCGCGCGGCCTTTTGGGACCGTTCGGTGAGTCTGCGCCCGCCCGCCGTGACGGTGACGCTGCGCTGA
- the gatC gene encoding Asp-tRNA(Asn)/Glu-tRNA(Gln) amidotransferase subunit GatC, protein MIDAAQVEHLARLARLELTPEERRSMLADLNRILGYFEQLSAVDTNGVEEMQRPVALVNVLREDEPGEVFSPEVVAALAPEMEGGFVRVPRTVEAE, encoded by the coding sequence ATGATTGACGCGGCCCAAGTCGAGCACCTCGCGCGCCTCGCGCGGCTGGAACTCACGCCGGAAGAACGCCGGAGCATGCTCGCGGACCTCAACCGTATCCTAGGGTACTTCGAGCAGCTCAGCGCCGTGGACACGAACGGCGTTGAGGAGATGCAGCGGCCGGTGGCCCTCGTGAACGTGCTGCGGGAAGACGAGCCCGGCGAGGTGTTTTCTCCCGAGGTCGTGGCGGCCCTCGCTCCCGAGATGGAAGGCGGCTTCGTCCGCGTGCCCCGCACCGTGGAGGCCGAGTAA
- the serS gene encoding serine--tRNA ligase, giving the protein MLDLKFIRENPQAVQRAIEVKGVDLDLAELLRLDRELVELRQRVEALQTERNANAKRVPQATPEERPRLIQKGKDLSEDIKALEPQLRAHEDQLRQLLLRVPNIPHPSVPVGRDDSENVELRREGQPPVFSFTPLDHVELLERQGWADPERVARVSGSRSYLLKGDAVLLEMAVLMLAMDFLRERGLTPLSTTALVRPETLVGSGHFPGGEDQVYKIEGEELMLAGTAEVPVNSLYAGEQLALEQLPVAYAAISAAFRSEAGSAGRDVRGLIRVHEFRKVEQYVMTRADEAEALRWFGIILENAEGILRALELPYRVVQNCTGDMGAGKVLMYDIETWVPSEGKYRETHSCSYLGDWQARRTGLRYRDESGKLVYAHTLNNTGIATPRILVPLLENHQQADGTVRVPEALRPYLGGREVLGAPVRER; this is encoded by the coding sequence ATGCTCGACCTCAAGTTCATCCGCGAGAACCCACAGGCGGTGCAGCGTGCCATCGAGGTCAAGGGCGTGGACCTCGATCTCGCTGAGCTGCTGCGCCTCGACCGCGAACTCGTCGAGCTGCGGCAGCGGGTGGAGGCCCTCCAGACCGAGCGCAACGCGAACGCCAAGCGGGTGCCGCAGGCGACACCTGAGGAACGGCCACGCCTGATTCAGAAGGGCAAGGACCTCTCGGAAGACATCAAGGCCCTCGAACCCCAGCTTCGTGCCCATGAGGATCAGCTTCGGCAACTGCTGCTGCGCGTGCCCAACATTCCGCATCCCAGCGTGCCGGTCGGCCGGGACGACAGCGAGAACGTCGAACTGCGCCGCGAGGGACAGCCGCCCGTGTTCTCCTTTACGCCCCTTGACCACGTTGAGCTTCTGGAGCGTCAGGGCTGGGCGGACCCCGAACGGGTGGCGCGGGTCTCGGGCAGCCGCTCCTATCTCCTCAAGGGCGACGCCGTGCTGCTGGAGATGGCCGTGCTGATGTTGGCGATGGACTTCCTGCGCGAGCGCGGCTTGACGCCCCTGAGCACCACGGCCCTGGTGCGTCCAGAAACCCTGGTGGGCTCCGGGCACTTTCCCGGTGGCGAGGATCAGGTCTACAAGATCGAGGGTGAAGAGCTGATGCTGGCCGGAACCGCCGAGGTGCCGGTCAACAGCCTGTACGCGGGCGAGCAGCTCGCCCTGGAACAGCTTCCCGTCGCCTATGCCGCGATCAGCGCGGCTTTCCGCTCCGAGGCCGGGTCGGCGGGCCGGGACGTGCGGGGGCTTATCCGCGTTCACGAGTTTCGCAAGGTCGAGCAGTACGTGATGACGCGGGCCGACGAGGCCGAGGCGCTGCGCTGGTTCGGGATCATCCTGGAGAACGCGGAGGGCATCCTGCGGGCGCTCGAACTCCCCTACCGCGTCGTGCAGAACTGCACTGGCGATATGGGGGCCGGCAAAGTCCTTATGTATGACATCGAGACCTGGGTCCCCAGCGAGGGGAAGTACCGCGAGACGCACTCCTGCTCGTACCTGGGTGACTGGCAGGCCCGGCGCACCGGCCTGCGCTACCGCGACGAGAGCGGCAAGCTGGTGTATGCCCACACGCTGAACAACACCGGGATCGCCACGCCACGCATCCTGGTGCCCCTCCTCGAAAATCACCAGCAGGCGGACGGGACGGTACGCGTGCCGGAGGCGCTGCGGCCCTACCTGGGCGGGCGCGAGGTGTTGGGGGCGCCGGTGCGAGAACGCTGA
- a CDS encoding FTR1 family protein — protein MGRFLRAAAWTLACGLAGAQAADLAPPAETLRAKLAEAQIEVTFDRARAAELVGEAERAAARLLPSIREVNPAAARAVQAALKGAKRAVRSGDETALAAARAHAWTGVLAGTYAGLERSVRSGDADEARGWLAAREFRTASALTRLSTDATEAVEALDAGRLTPQAALAAVRADVLDGYQARLSEALRELETAQARGWRTRSAEQAALAQGYFTLLAPAYRAQRGETRLEAVQADLAALPASLKRVQADLEGFRAAPLSPAEVKARAGQVTRFLALVPVEYGRGVKLSGAAAVVSSDLEVTEARTFLSGANAALADLAPLLPKETDVKALQAGFAGLEASLARAAAHRDAPTPSQIEADVKALLDRVRAAFPAAWQAHDANADLGVIRTQLSAVVAAAEAGDWAAAETARLDAYALLESGAEARIAVFAPDLKLRLENLFWNGQHPDGLARLIRERADVARFRESRAALEGALKETAEALGTEVAPAAAATNAGVIVFREGLEAVLILAALMGSLRRPEVRHLRRPMWLGALGALAATAATWFVLSGTLGLFARYGEKLEAVVSVIAIGVLLLIMNWFFHQVYWTDRMAAFQKQKHGLTTGRSPQLAQWIGLVVLGFTSIYREGFETVLFLQSLVLQSGTVPVLTGTGLGVLSVLGVGVLVFALQARLPMKKLLVWTGMMICAVLAVMVGNTVHVLQLVGWFPVHPLGTAFPSWASLWLGLYPTWEGLVAQVVAVVAVVGSYFAAEGLKARQLEARRREAREAATTSG, from the coding sequence ATGGGGCGTTTCCTGCGCGCCGCCGCCTGGACCTTGGCCTGCGGCCTCGCCGGTGCCCAGGCCGCCGACCTCGCTCCCCCCGCCGAGACGCTGCGCGCCAAGCTTGCCGAGGCACAGATTGAGGTTACCTTTGACCGTGCCCGTGCCGCCGAGCTGGTGGGAGAGGCGGAGCGGGCCGCGGCTCGCCTCCTTCCTTCCATCCGCGAGGTAAACCCGGCGGCGGCGCGAGCGGTGCAAGCCGCTCTGAAAGGGGCAAAGCGCGCGGTCCGCAGCGGAGACGAAACAGCCCTCGCCGCCGCCCGTGCCCACGCCTGGACGGGGGTGCTTGCCGGAACCTATGCCGGTCTGGAGCGCAGTGTGAGGAGCGGCGACGCGGACGAGGCGCGGGGCTGGCTGGCCGCTCGCGAGTTTCGCACCGCCAGCGCCTTGACCCGCCTGAGCACCGACGCGACCGAGGCCGTGGAGGCGCTGGACGCCGGCAGGCTGACCCCGCAAGCGGCCCTGGCCGCCGTGCGCGCCGACGTGCTCGACGGCTATCAGGCGCGGCTGAGCGAGGCGCTGCGCGAACTGGAGACCGCGCAGGCCCGCGGGTGGCGCACCCGCAGCGCCGAGCAGGCCGCGTTGGCGCAGGGCTACTTCACCCTGCTGGCCCCCGCCTACCGCGCCCAGCGGGGGGAAACGCGGCTGGAGGCCGTACAGGCGGACCTCGCCGCCTTGCCTGCCAGCCTGAAGCGCGTGCAAGCCGACCTGGAGGGCTTTCGCGCGGCCCCCCTCTCGCCCGCCGAGGTCAAGGCGCGGGCGGGGCAGGTCACGCGGTTTCTCGCGCTGGTGCCGGTGGAATACGGACGCGGCGTGAAGCTGAGCGGCGCGGCGGCGGTCGTCAGCAGTGACCTGGAAGTGACCGAGGCCCGCACCTTTCTGAGCGGCGCGAACGCTGCCTTGGCTGACCTCGCGCCGCTGCTGCCAAAGGAAACAGACGTCAAGGCCCTTCAGGCCGGGTTCGCGGGGCTGGAGGCGAGCCTGGCGCGCGCCGCCGCCCATCGGGACGCCCCCACGCCCAGCCAGATCGAGGCGGACGTCAAGGCACTGCTGGACCGGGTGCGGGCGGCTTTCCCCGCCGCCTGGCAGGCCCATGACGCGAACGCCGACCTGGGCGTTATCCGCACGCAGCTCAGCGCCGTGGTCGCCGCGGCCGAGGCGGGTGACTGGGCCGCTGCCGAAACAGCCCGGCTGGACGCGTACGCCCTCCTGGAAAGCGGCGCCGAAGCCCGCATCGCGGTGTTCGCCCCCGACCTCAAACTGCGGCTGGAGAATCTCTTCTGGAATGGCCAGCACCCGGATGGCCTCGCCCGCCTGATCCGTGAGCGTGCCGACGTCGCTCGTTTCCGCGAGTCACGCGCCGCACTCGAAGGAGCCCTTAAGGAAACCGCCGAGGCGCTGGGGACCGAGGTCGCGCCCGCCGCCGCCGCGACGAACGCGGGCGTGATCGTGTTCCGCGAGGGCTTGGAGGCAGTGCTGATCCTGGCAGCGCTGATGGGCAGCCTGCGCCGACCAGAAGTGCGCCACCTGCGCCGCCCGATGTGGCTGGGGGCACTGGGCGCCCTGGCCGCGACCGCCGCTACCTGGTTCGTGCTGAGCGGCACCCTGGGCCTCTTTGCCCGCTACGGCGAAAAGCTGGAGGCGGTCGTCAGCGTCATCGCCATCGGCGTGCTGCTCCTGATCATGAACTGGTTCTTCCATCAGGTGTACTGGACCGACCGCATGGCCGCCTTCCAAAAGCAGAAGCACGGCCTCACCACCGGCAGAAGCCCCCAGCTCGCCCAGTGGATTGGCCTTGTGGTGCTGGGTTTTACCTCCATCTACCGCGAGGGCTTCGAGACGGTGCTCTTCCTGCAGTCGTTGGTGCTGCAGTCGGGCACCGTGCCCGTCCTGACCGGTACCGGCCTGGGCGTGCTGAGCGTGCTGGGCGTGGGCGTGCTGGTGTTCGCCCTGCAGGCCCGCCTGCCGATGAAGAAGCTGCTGGTCTGGACCGGCATGATGATCTGCGCCGTGCTCGCCGTGATGGTGGGCAACACGGTGCACGTCCTGCAACTGGTGGGCTGGTTCCCGGTTCACCCGCTGGGCACGGCCTTCCCCTCGTGGGCGAGCCTGTGGCTGGGCCTCTATCCCACCTGGGAAGGGCTGGTGGCGCAGGTCGTCGCGGTGGTCGCCGTCGTCGGCAGCTACTTCGCCGCCGAGGGCCTCAAGGCCCGGCAACTGGAAGCCCGCCGGCGCGAGGCGCGGGAGGCGGCGACCACTTCCGGCTGA
- a CDS encoding imelysin family protein — protein sequence MRLALILLTSALLGQSQAAPLDGVKTYLESKLRVQEAGTAQLVQGADRYYALAKAANFDYRRVAHLPQTRAALQTARAGWIKASPAYEDIEGIVAGVDALSDFDLILDAGTSAAEGGENVVPFDLKLPNGKVLPRPGNLFGVNEAALWGTVKAFGTGVAYDVDGNGTLDFGDQLPDANVLKAAAAELHRQTGALRQAAARWTPTRADVFGALVANVPTVGPVFFENWKTSRFVLGGQSRRTDFVVISRLADLAGNVRSWQVMYAGLSPAVKGRSPALDAQIGAGLRDLAAFVSRLVVQERQRRFTPEQAETLQAEAQDRATAITGRLTQAAALLGIKVE from the coding sequence ATGAGGCTTGCCTTGATCCTCCTGACGTCGGCGCTCCTGGGTCAGAGCCAGGCTGCTCCCCTGGACGGCGTCAAGACCTATCTGGAGAGCAAACTGCGCGTGCAGGAGGCGGGAACCGCTCAGCTCGTACAGGGTGCCGACCGGTACTACGCGCTTGCCAAAGCGGCCAACTTCGACTACCGCCGGGTCGCGCATCTCCCGCAGACCCGCGCGGCCCTCCAGACGGCCCGCGCCGGATGGATCAAGGCCAGCCCAGCCTACGAGGACATCGAAGGCATCGTGGCCGGAGTGGACGCCCTCAGCGACTTTGACCTGATTCTGGATGCCGGCACCAGCGCCGCCGAGGGCGGAGAGAACGTGGTGCCCTTTGATCTGAAGCTGCCCAACGGGAAAGTCTTGCCGCGACCCGGCAACCTCTTCGGCGTCAACGAGGCCGCGCTGTGGGGCACGGTCAAGGCCTTTGGCACCGGCGTAGCCTACGACGTGGACGGCAATGGAACGCTGGACTTCGGGGACCAGTTGCCCGACGCGAACGTCCTGAAAGCCGCCGCCGCCGAGCTGCACCGCCAAACCGGGGCCCTGCGGCAGGCGGCGGCCCGCTGGACGCCTACCCGTGCCGACGTGTTTGGAGCGTTGGTGGCGAATGTGCCCACGGTGGGCCCCGTGTTTTTTGAGAATTGGAAAACCAGCCGCTTCGTGCTTGGCGGGCAAAGCCGCCGCACTGACTTCGTGGTGATCTCGCGCCTCGCGGACCTCGCCGGCAATGTGCGCTCCTGGCAGGTGATGTACGCGGGCCTCAGCCCCGCCGTCAAGGGCCGGAGCCCGGCGCTTGATGCCCAGATCGGGGCGGGGCTGAGGGACCTGGCCGCCTTTGTGAGCCGCCTGGTGGTGCAGGAACGGCAGCGGCGTTTCACGCCCGAGCAGGCCGAGACCCTCCAGGCCGAGGCGCAGGACCGCGCCACGGCAATCACCGGCCGCCTCACCCAGGCCGCCGCGCTGCTGGGCATCAAGGTCGAGTGA
- a CDS encoding ComF family protein, which translates to MRAFLRALLPRSCPGCGAQLGRAAGLCSSCRVALRPRVELYSPLSPRPEPHLVTLGRYRGRTRRAVRALKFGGTRELAEVLGAALATGVPTRWAVQAVVPVPLHPSRERERGFNQAALLAGVVAAELGVPSVPVLRRTRVTRQQARLSAHERTANVAGAFQADPRRLPPGAVLLLDDVMTTGHTLLACRDALHRVGVTRVYFAVIAH; encoded by the coding sequence GTGCGGGCCTTTCTGCGGGCGCTCCTGCCCCGTTCCTGTCCCGGTTGCGGCGCCCAGCTCGGCCGGGCGGCGGGGCTGTGCAGCAGCTGCCGCGTGGCCCTCAGGCCCCGGGTAGAACTGTACTCGCCGCTTTCCCCCCGCCCCGAGCCGCATCTGGTCACCTTGGGCCGCTACCGGGGAAGAACCCGCCGGGCCGTCCGTGCCCTGAAGTTCGGCGGCACCCGGGAGCTCGCCGAAGTGCTGGGTGCGGCGCTGGCGACCGGCGTGCCCACCCGCTGGGCGGTGCAGGCTGTGGTGCCCGTGCCGCTGCACCCCAGCCGGGAGCGCGAGCGGGGCTTTAACCAGGCGGCGTTATTGGCCGGGGTGGTCGCCGCCGAGCTGGGGGTACCCAGCGTTCCTGTTCTGCGCCGCACGCGTGTGACTCGGCAGCAGGCCCGCCTGTCCGCGCACGAACGCACCGCCAATGTTGCCGGGGCCTTCCAGGCAGACCCACGTCGCCTCCCGCCGGGGGCAGTTCTGCTGCTGGATGACGTGATGACCACCGGTCATACGCTCCTCGCCTGTCGGGACGCGCTCCACCGGGTGGGGGTGACGCGGGTGTACTTCGCGGTGATCGCGCACTGA
- a CDS encoding DUF2259 domain-containing protein, whose product MRALLTAVLGLLTLTVSARAGDRLDVQRVAFSPEGARVLVLWGGVQDGSGLSVARLSVLDTASGRPLYAASARSTSESAAWVRDWLWRSEETALGRLGVRSSRAAQPVYARAFPRAAPVWTEGTRGDASTTTLVRLWSRPVPVRLTVRALPSRCAFPEMLPEGERPAGFILTVNGQTVHADRSLPPDRECAARYALDRVYVQGNRAVFIIRAYTPGFEGPNADVVTVAAQLR is encoded by the coding sequence ATGCGTGCTCTGCTCACCGCTGTCCTGGGCCTGCTGACGCTCACGGTGTCCGCCCGCGCGGGGGACCGCCTGGACGTGCAGCGGGTGGCGTTCTCTCCGGAGGGCGCCCGCGTGCTGGTGCTATGGGGCGGCGTGCAGGACGGCAGCGGCTTGAGCGTCGCTCGTCTGAGTGTGCTCGACACCGCGAGTGGGCGGCCCCTGTACGCTGCCTCGGCGCGCTCTACCTCCGAGTCGGCGGCCTGGGTGCGCGACTGGCTGTGGCGCAGCGAGGAGACAGCCCTCGGGCGGCTGGGGGTGCGCTCCAGCCGCGCGGCCCAGCCTGTCTATGCCCGTGCCTTTCCCCGGGCGGCCCCCGTCTGGACCGAGGGCACGCGGGGGGATGCCTCCACCACCACGCTGGTCCGGTTGTGGTCACGGCCCGTTCCCGTACGGCTGACGGTGCGGGCTCTGCCTTCCCGCTGCGCCTTTCCGGAGATGCTTCCCGAGGGCGAGCGGCCCGCTGGCTTCATCCTCACCGTGAACGGGCAGACGGTCCACGCGGACCGCAGCCTTCCACCCGACCGTGAGTGTGCTGCCCGCTACGCCCTGGACCGCGTGTACGTGCAGGGGAACCGCGCCGTCTTCATCATTCGGGCCTACACACCGGGTTTCGAGGGCCCAAATGCGGACGTGGTGACGGTCGCGGCGCAGCTGCGGTAG
- a CDS encoding VOC family protein — MTTRSPLPGTTPVQGLHHVTVMASDPQRNIDFYSQTLGQRLVKVTVNFDDPGTYHFYYGDLTGQPGTVMTHFPWPGARRGVRGNGEAVAIAYSAPRASAAYWKDRLTGRGFAIQESERFGERVLTVEDPDGTWTELVFEDGPPVQPWPASPVPAEHALRGFHSVTAWVGNTGAVRDLLVSSLGFTEVGSEPDAEGTRTRFRGSGEGVGLFVDVVERPGQPRGSFGAGSIHHVALRTRSDDEQEAYRTGLSAAGYRPTPVQDRQYFHSIYFREPNGVLLEIATDAPGFTADEPVEELGRHLKLPAWFEGQRAAIEAHVPRIVNREYGVTIGTRVLDAATDQNGPEQPGVEVYTAGRPLGEARVAMVLLHGRGGRAVDILSLADELNLSAFAYLAPQAPGNSWYPLSFLAPVERNQPQLDQALATVEATFNALEARGIPPQRVVLGGFSQGACLALEYASRAGKRLGGVVALSGALITLDQPGDLSGMPVFMGVAPDDPHIPLSRFEESAAQLRSRGAQVDARVYPGLGHGIHGDELDAVRQLLQGVAAQL, encoded by the coding sequence ATGACCACGCGCTCCCCCCTTCCCGGCACGACGCCGGTTCAGGGGTTACATCACGTCACGGTGATGGCCTCGGACCCGCAGCGCAACATCGACTTCTACAGCCAGACCCTGGGGCAACGGTTGGTGAAGGTAACCGTCAACTTCGACGATCCCGGCACCTACCACTTCTACTACGGGGATCTGACCGGGCAGCCCGGCACGGTCATGACCCACTTTCCCTGGCCGGGTGCGAGGAGGGGCGTGCGCGGCAACGGTGAGGCTGTCGCCATAGCCTACAGCGCTCCCCGTGCGAGCGCAGCCTACTGGAAAGACCGCCTGACGGGGCGCGGCTTCGCCATTCAGGAGAGCGAGCGTTTCGGAGAGCGGGTGCTGACCGTAGAGGATCCGGACGGCACCTGGACCGAACTGGTCTTTGAGGACGGCCCCCCCGTGCAGCCCTGGCCCGCCAGCCCTGTGCCCGCTGAACACGCCCTGCGCGGGTTTCACTCGGTCACGGCCTGGGTGGGTAATACGGGTGCCGTGCGCGACCTCCTGGTCAGCTCCCTGGGCTTCACGGAGGTGGGCAGCGAGCCCGACGCAGAGGGCACGCGCACTCGCTTCCGGGGAAGCGGCGAGGGTGTCGGCCTCTTTGTGGACGTGGTGGAACGGCCTGGACAACCGCGCGGGAGCTTTGGTGCCGGCAGCATTCATCACGTGGCGCTGCGCACCCGGAGCGATGACGAGCAGGAGGCCTACCGCACGGGCCTGAGCGCAGCGGGCTACCGGCCCACACCCGTACAGGACCGGCAGTACTTCCACTCCATCTACTTCCGCGAACCGAACGGGGTGCTGTTGGAGATCGCGACCGACGCGCCCGGCTTCACCGCCGATGAACCGGTGGAGGAACTCGGCCGGCACCTCAAGCTCCCCGCCTGGTTCGAGGGGCAGCGGGCCGCCATTGAGGCCCACGTGCCGAGGATCGTCAACCGCGAGTACGGCGTGACCATCGGCACCAGGGTGCTGGACGCGGCCACGGATCAAAACGGGCCCGAACAGCCGGGCGTAGAGGTCTACACGGCGGGCCGTCCCCTGGGGGAAGCGCGGGTCGCGATGGTGCTGCTGCACGGTCGGGGCGGCAGGGCGGTAGACATCCTCTCCCTCGCGGACGAACTGAACCTTAGCGCGTTCGCGTACCTCGCCCCACAGGCGCCGGGAAACAGCTGGTATCCGCTCTCCTTTCTCGCGCCGGTGGAGCGCAACCAGCCGCAGCTCGATCAAGCCCTCGCCACGGTGGAGGCCACGTTCAACGCACTCGAAGCGCGGGGAATTCCGCCGCAACGCGTGGTGCTGGGCGGCTTTTCCCAGGGGGCTTGCCTCGCGCTGGAGTACGCCAGCCGCGCCGGGAAGAGGCTGGGCGGCGTGGTGGCCTTGAGTGGCGCCCTCATCACCCTGGATCAGCCGGGCGACCTGAGCGGCATGCCTGTCTTTATGGGGGTCGCGCCCGACGACCCGCATATTCCACTCTCGCGGTTTGAGGAGAGCGCCGCCCAGCTGCGCTCACGGGGGGCACAGGTGGACGCTCGCGTCTATCCGGGCTTGGGACACGGCATCCATGGAGACGAACTCGACGCCGTCCGGCAACTCCTGCAGGGCGTGGCCGCCCAGCTCTGA
- a CDS encoding MarR family winged helix-turn-helix transcriptional regulator: MPTRYPGSPEERAALDAYIKLWRAAHAVEVAANRHLADHGLTVSQFGVLEALYHLGPLSQRQLADKILRSSGNLTMVIDNLERGGLVRRERDPQDRRVMKVFLTPQGETLVARVLPNHVRGIRELFTALTAEELEELATLTRKLGRSLVGDAAETPPRRKRQG; encoded by the coding sequence ATGCCGACCCGTTACCCAGGCTCACCCGAGGAACGCGCCGCTCTGGACGCCTACATCAAGCTGTGGCGCGCGGCGCATGCGGTGGAGGTGGCTGCCAATCGGCATCTGGCGGACCACGGCCTGACGGTCAGCCAGTTCGGCGTGCTGGAGGCGCTCTACCACCTGGGTCCCCTCAGCCAGCGTCAACTGGCCGACAAGATCCTGCGCTCGAGCGGCAACCTGACCATGGTGATCGACAACCTGGAGCGAGGCGGCCTGGTGCGGCGCGAGCGCGACCCCCAGGATCGCCGGGTGATGAAAGTGTTTCTGACTCCCCAGGGAGAAACCCTGGTGGCCCGTGTGCTCCCGAACCACGTGCGGGGCATCCGGGAGCTCTTTACGGCCCTCACTGCCGAAGAGCTGGAAGAACTCGCCACATTGACACGCAAACTGGGACGCAGCCTGGTCGGGGACGCGGCGGAGACGCCCCCACGCAGAAAGCGTCAGGGGTAG
- a CDS encoding aminopeptidase, producing the protein MTKELSTPALEAARQTYEAFRARGLNLNMQRGQPSDADFDLSNGLLTVLGEEDVKMDGLDLRNYPGGVAGLPSARALFAHYLDVKAENVLVWNNSSLELQGLVLTFALLHGVRGSVAPWITQKPKMIVTVPGYDRHFLLLQTLGFELLTVDMQPDGPDVDAIERLAGADPSVKGVLFVPTYSNPGGETISLEKARRLAGLEAAAPDFTIFADDAYRAHHLWDEDRAEPVNFVALSRDAGSPDRAFVFASTSKVTFAGAGLGFVASSEDNIRWLAQYLNAQSIGPNKLEQARHVKFLTEYPGGLEGLMRQHAAIIAPKFEAVAETLRAELGEDGAYATWTQPKGGYFISLNTSEPVADRVVQLAQAAGVSLTPAGATYPAGQDPHNRNIRLAPTRPPVEEVRTAMQVVAACIRLATEEARATREQAGR; encoded by the coding sequence ATGACAAAGGAACTCTCCACCCCGGCCCTCGAAGCCGCCCGCCAGACGTACGAAGCGTTCCGGGCACGCGGCCTGAACCTCAACATGCAGCGCGGGCAACCCTCCGACGCCGACTTCGACCTCTCAAACGGCCTGCTGACGGTGCTGGGCGAAGAGGACGTGAAGATGGACGGCCTGGACCTGCGGAACTACCCCGGCGGCGTCGCGGGCCTGCCGTCCGCGCGTGCCCTGTTCGCCCACTACCTCGACGTCAAGGCAGAAAACGTGCTGGTCTGGAACAACTCCAGCCTGGAGCTTCAGGGCCTGGTGCTCACCTTTGCGCTCCTCCACGGCGTGCGCGGGAGCGTCGCCCCGTGGATCACCCAAAAGCCGAAGATGATCGTGACCGTGCCCGGCTACGACCGGCACTTCCTGCTCCTGCAAACGCTGGGCTTCGAACTCCTCACCGTGGACATGCAGCCCGACGGCCCGGATGTGGACGCCATCGAACGGCTCGCGGGGGCGGATCCGTCGGTCAAGGGCGTGCTGTTCGTGCCAACCTACTCCAACCCGGGGGGCGAGACGATCAGCCTCGAAAAGGCGCGGCGGCTGGCGGGCCTGGAGGCGGCGGCTCCCGACTTCACGATCTTTGCGGACGACGCCTACCGCGCACACCACCTCTGGGACGAGGACCGTGCCGAGCCGGTGAACTTCGTGGCGCTGTCCCGCGACGCGGGCTCGCCCGACCGGGCCTTTGTGTTTGCCTCCACCTCCAAGGTGACCTTTGCGGGCGCGGGCCTCGGCTTCGTGGCGAGCAGCGAGGACAACATCCGGTGGCTGGCCCAGTACCTCAACGCGCAGAGCATCGGCCCAAACAAGCTGGAGCAGGCGCGGCACGTCAAGTTCCTGACGGAATACCCCGGCGGCCTGGAAGGTCTGATGCGCCAACACGCCGCCATCATCGCCCCCAAGTTTGAGGCGGTGGCTGAAACGCTGCGCGCCGAGCTGGGCGAGGACGGTGCCTACGCGACGTGGACACAGCCCAAAGGGGGATACTTCATCAGCCTCAACACCAGCGAGCCTGTTGCGGACCGGGTGGTGCAGCTCGCCCAAGCGGCTGGGGTAAGCCTCACGCCTGCCGGGGCGACGTACCCCGCCGGGCAGGACCCGCACAACCGCAATATCCGCCTCGCGCCGACGCGCCCCCCGGTCGAAGAAGTCCGCACCGCGATGCAGGTCGTAGCGGCCTGCATCCGCCTGGCGACGGAGGAAGCGCGGGCAACGCGGGAGCAGGCGGGGCGCTAG